Proteins encoded within one genomic window of Methanothrix harundinacea 6Ac:
- a CDS encoding TIGR00269 family protein translates to MIRCDRCSGRAAIFQRYSGLHLCPRHFEEDVHRKVKEVLRTYRIFGRPCRIAVAVSGGKDSSSLLSILHALFSSREDVELVAVSIDEGIAGYRPRTLAAAASVAKGLGVEHVVRSLEGEFGVTTDLLASSGQPQGPCSFCGVLRKGLLNRTARELSADAVATGHNLDDEAQTVMLNYLKGDVDRLYRLRPRRALPGMVPRIKPLRRVPEKEMGVYAIAHAIPFETLACPYLSRAMRQEVKELLNDLEAKHPGTKYSIVRGFEKILARDPPGSYEVVACTRCGEPSSDGVCATCRLLERLRPEQSL, encoded by the coding sequence ATGATCCGCTGCGATCGGTGTTCGGGGAGGGCGGCGATATTCCAGAGGTACTCGGGGCTCCACCTCTGCCCCCGCCACTTCGAGGAGGACGTCCACCGGAAGGTGAAGGAGGTCCTCCGGACCTATCGGATCTTCGGCAGACCCTGCAGGATAGCCGTGGCCGTCTCCGGCGGCAAAGACAGCTCCTCCCTCCTCTCGATCCTCCATGCCCTCTTCTCCTCCCGGGAGGACGTGGAGCTCGTCGCCGTCTCCATCGACGAGGGGATCGCCGGCTACAGGCCGAGGACCCTCGCCGCGGCGGCCTCGGTGGCGAAGGGGCTCGGGGTCGAGCACGTGGTGAGGAGCCTGGAGGGGGAGTTCGGCGTCACCACCGACCTTCTCGCCTCCTCCGGCCAGCCCCAGGGGCCCTGCAGCTTCTGCGGCGTCCTCCGGAAGGGGCTCCTCAACAGGACGGCCCGGGAGCTCTCCGCCGACGCCGTCGCCACCGGCCACAACCTCGACGACGAGGCCCAGACGGTGATGCTCAACTACCTGAAGGGGGACGTGGACCGGCTCTACAGGCTCCGGCCGAGGAGGGCCCTCCCGGGGATGGTCCCCAGGATAAAGCCGCTCCGGAGGGTGCCGGAGAAGGAGATGGGGGTCTACGCCATCGCCCACGCCATACCCTTCGAGACTCTTGCCTGCCCATACCTATCCAGGGCGATGAGGCAGGAGGTGAAGGAACTCCTGAACGACCTGGAGGCGAAGCACCCCGGGACGAAGTATTCCATCGTCAGGGGCTTTGAGAAGATCCTCGCCCGGGATCCGCCGGGATCCTACGAGGTCGTCGCCTGCACCCGGTGTGGCGAGCCCTCCAGCGACGGGGTCTGCGCCACCTGCCGCCTCCTCGAACGGCTACGGCCGGAGCAAAGTCTTTAA
- a CDS encoding DNA topoisomerase I, with amino-acid sequence MHLIIAEKHNVAKRIAQILAGSKPKVKRVHGIEAFYFDDKVVMGLSGHIVGVDYPPGYNNWQKVDYRDLIHAEVVTRPTQGKIVSALHDLGKDADRITIATDYDREGELIGVEALRIAEDANPTIKADRVRFSAITKGEIQDAFESPGEVDFDLASSGEARQVVDLIWGAALTRFISITSGRLGKGFLSVGRVQSPTLALIVDREKEIEAFKPQPYWEISACLEKDLRVKHEKGRIWEGDLARSIFEELGEVATVVSIKEKTRTDRPPAPFDTTAFISAASGIGFSAANAMRIAEWLYTSGFISYPRTENTVYPKTLDLRALVSIFKKGPFREDAERVLSGPMVPTRGKRFSTDHPPIYPTAPAAKADMKPDQWKIYELVVRRFLATLSGPSRWIVMNVRVEIDGQPFRATGARQIEAGWRACYPYSKAAEEILPQLSEGEKLRVLGKELEEKETQPPSRYGQGRLVKLMDELGLGTKSTRHEIISKLYARAYVQGNPMKPTNTAYAVVEALQQHSPNITKPDMTRTLEEDMTKIANGHVGEEAVIEESRSMLDAVFDDLLRHQEEIGTTLREGLRTDKIVGLCQICGHELIIRRGRRGSRFIGCAGYPDCTFTLPLPKFGMIVVTDKACEEHGMQQIRIINKGKRPWDLGCPKCNFDQWQAKKAEEAKKKTEVDLLAKIPGIGPKTLEKLGAAGVKTALDLAGAEAEALAEKTGLTKKKISSWQLLAKTMVNEAQSC; translated from the coding sequence ATGCATCTCATCATCGCCGAAAAGCACAATGTCGCCAAGAGGATCGCCCAAATTCTCGCCGGGTCCAAGCCGAAGGTCAAACGGGTTCACGGGATCGAAGCATTTTACTTCGACGATAAGGTCGTCATGGGCCTCTCCGGCCACATAGTCGGGGTCGACTACCCGCCCGGCTACAACAACTGGCAGAAGGTGGACTACCGAGACCTGATCCACGCCGAGGTGGTGACCAGGCCGACCCAGGGCAAGATTGTATCCGCCCTCCACGACCTGGGAAAGGATGCAGACCGGATCACCATCGCCACCGACTACGACCGGGAGGGGGAGCTGATCGGGGTCGAGGCCTTGAGGATAGCCGAGGATGCGAACCCAACGATCAAAGCAGACAGGGTGAGGTTCAGCGCCATCACCAAGGGGGAGATCCAGGACGCCTTCGAATCCCCCGGGGAGGTGGACTTCGACCTCGCATCCTCCGGGGAGGCGAGGCAGGTCGTCGACCTGATCTGGGGCGCCGCCCTCACCCGGTTCATCTCCATCACCTCCGGGAGGCTGGGGAAGGGCTTCCTCTCGGTGGGGAGGGTCCAGTCCCCTACCCTGGCCCTCATCGTCGACCGGGAGAAGGAGATCGAGGCCTTCAAGCCCCAGCCCTACTGGGAGATCAGCGCCTGCCTCGAGAAGGACCTCCGGGTGAAGCATGAGAAGGGGAGGATCTGGGAAGGAGACCTGGCGAGGTCGATCTTCGAGGAGCTCGGGGAGGTCGCCACCGTAGTCTCCATCAAGGAGAAGACGCGGACCGACAGGCCCCCCGCCCCCTTCGATACCACCGCCTTCATCAGCGCCGCGAGCGGCATCGGCTTCTCTGCCGCCAACGCCATGAGGATCGCCGAGTGGCTCTACACCAGCGGGTTCATCAGCTATCCCAGGACCGAGAACACCGTCTACCCGAAGACCCTGGACCTCAGGGCCCTGGTATCGATCTTCAAGAAGGGTCCCTTCCGGGAGGACGCGGAGCGGGTCCTGTCGGGGCCGATGGTACCGACCAGGGGCAAGAGGTTCTCGACGGACCACCCCCCCATCTACCCGACGGCTCCGGCCGCCAAGGCGGATATGAAGCCCGACCAGTGGAAGATCTACGAGCTCGTCGTCAGAAGATTTCTGGCGACCCTCTCCGGCCCCTCCCGCTGGATCGTCATGAACGTCCGGGTGGAGATCGACGGCCAGCCCTTCAGGGCGACGGGTGCCCGGCAGATCGAGGCCGGGTGGCGGGCGTGCTACCCCTACAGCAAGGCCGCCGAGGAGATCCTCCCCCAGCTCTCCGAGGGGGAGAAGCTCCGGGTCCTGGGGAAAGAGCTGGAGGAGAAGGAGACCCAGCCGCCCTCGAGGTACGGCCAGGGGAGGCTCGTCAAGCTGATGGACGAGCTGGGGCTGGGGACGAAGTCGACGAGGCACGAGATCATAAGCAAGCTCTACGCCCGGGCCTACGTCCAGGGAAACCCCATGAAGCCGACGAACACAGCCTACGCCGTCGTCGAGGCCCTGCAGCAGCATTCGCCCAACATCACCAAGCCGGATATGACCCGGACCCTGGAGGAGGACATGACGAAGATCGCCAACGGCCACGTCGGAGAGGAGGCGGTGATCGAGGAGTCGAGGTCGATGCTCGACGCCGTCTTCGACGACCTCCTCCGCCACCAGGAGGAGATAGGGACGACCCTCCGCGAGGGGCTCCGGACCGACAAGATCGTGGGCCTCTGTCAAATCTGCGGCCACGAGCTGATCATCCGGAGGGGAAGGCGCGGCAGCAGGTTCATAGGGTGTGCCGGCTACCCCGACTGCACCTTCACCCTCCCCCTGCCGAAGTTCGGGATGATCGTCGTCACCGACAAGGCCTGCGAGGAGCACGGGATGCAGCAGATAAGGATCATCAACAAGGGGAAACGCCCCTGGGACCTCGGCTGCCCCAAGTGCAACTTCGACCAGTGGCAGGCGAAGAAGGCCGAGGAGGCGAAGAAGAAGACGGAGGTCGACCTCCTCGCCAAGATCCCCGGGATCGGCCCCAAGACCCTGGAGAAGCTCGGGGCAGCCGGGGTGAAGACCGCCCTCGACCTGGCCGGGGCCGAGGCGGAGGCGCTGGCGGAGAAGACCGGCCTTACTAAAAAGAAGATATCCTCGTGGCAGCTCCTCGCCAAGACGATGGTAAACGAGGCACAAAGCTGCTGA
- a CDS encoding aminotransferase class I/II-fold pyridoxal phosphate-dependent enzyme yields the protein MTRTDKGGKNKNLAMEKPAVWSPENHLSTTVKEMPPSGIRKFFDIVVGMEDVISLGVGEPDFPTPWHIREACIYSLECGHTSYTSNKGLIELREILAESAKEELELDYDPEEEILITTGVSEAVDLAFRATLNPGDEVIVPQPCYVAYVPDVLLAGGVPKPVATRLSEEFKLRPEDFRDAIGERTKALVLSYPNNPTGAIMTREDLEEIADLVVENDLLVISDEVYDKLTYDGKHASFAQLEGMRDRTVLLNGLSKSCAMTGWRIGYALGDSAIIGAMTKVHQYTMLCAPTMAQVAAVEALRRGESEVKAMKREYDRRRRLFVSELERLGLPCFEPKGAFYAFPSIEGTGLTSEEFAEELLKEQRVAAVPGNAFGESGEGFLRCSYATSREEILEAVDRIERFLADLGA from the coding sequence ATGACGAGGACCGATAAAGGCGGAAAAAACAAGAATCTGGCGATGGAGAAGCCCGCCGTCTGGAGCCCCGAGAACCACCTCTCCACTACGGTTAAGGAGATGCCCCCCTCGGGGATCAGGAAGTTCTTCGACATCGTGGTGGGGATGGAGGACGTGATCAGCCTCGGCGTGGGGGAACCGGACTTTCCCACCCCCTGGCACATCCGGGAGGCGTGCATCTACTCCCTGGAGTGCGGCCACACCTCCTACACCTCGAACAAGGGGCTCATCGAGCTGAGGGAGATCCTGGCGGAGTCGGCGAAGGAGGAGCTCGAACTCGATTACGACCCCGAGGAGGAGATCCTCATCACCACCGGGGTCTCCGAGGCCGTCGACCTCGCCTTTCGGGCGACCCTGAACCCCGGGGACGAGGTGATCGTCCCCCAGCCCTGCTACGTCGCCTACGTCCCCGACGTCCTCCTGGCGGGGGGCGTCCCCAAACCCGTCGCGACGCGGCTCTCCGAGGAGTTCAAGCTCCGCCCCGAGGACTTCCGGGACGCCATCGGCGAGAGGACGAAGGCCCTCGTCCTCAGCTACCCCAACAACCCCACCGGGGCGATCATGACCCGGGAGGACCTGGAGGAGATCGCAGACCTGGTGGTCGAAAACGACCTCCTGGTCATCTCCGACGAGGTCTACGACAAGCTCACCTACGACGGCAAGCACGCGAGCTTCGCCCAGCTGGAGGGGATGAGAGATAGGACGGTCCTCCTAAACGGCCTATCCAAGTCCTGCGCCATGACCGGCTGGAGGATAGGCTACGCCCTCGGCGACTCCGCCATCATCGGGGCTATGACCAAGGTCCACCAGTACACCATGCTCTGCGCCCCCACCATGGCCCAGGTGGCGGCGGTGGAGGCTCTCCGGCGGGGCGAATCCGAGGTGAAGGCGATGAAGCGGGAGTACGACCGGCGGCGGAGGCTCTTCGTCTCAGAGCTGGAGAGGCTCGGCCTCCCCTGCTTCGAGCCGAAGGGGGCCTTCTACGCCTTTCCCTCCATCGAGGGGACGGGGCTCACCTCCGAGGAGTTCGCCGAGGAGCTCTTGAAGGAGCAGAGGGTGGCGGCGGTCCCAGGGAATGCCTTCGGCGAGAGCGGCGAGGGGTTCCTCCGCTGCTCTTACGCCACCTCCAGGGAGGAGATCCTGGAGGCGGTGGACAGGATCGAGCGGTTCCTGGCGGACCTGGGCGCCTGA
- a CDS encoding Lrp/AsnC family transcriptional regulator: MRDFAKEILEVLEENARATPGEIATLLGRPEGEVAAEIKSLEDSGIIRKYMTMINWEKVDDGYVYAIVELKVSLSRDKGYDAIAERISRFSEVQSVRLISGDHDISFTVRGRSMKDVAFFVTEKIATLEGVEATCTHFVLKSYKEHGVILYDRVQPKRLVVTA; encoded by the coding sequence ATGAGGGACTTCGCCAAGGAGATCTTAGAGGTGCTGGAGGAGAACGCCAGGGCCACCCCCGGAGAGATCGCGACCCTGCTGGGCCGCCCGGAGGGGGAGGTGGCAGCCGAGATCAAGAGCCTCGAGGACTCGGGGATCATAAGGAAGTACATGACGATGATCAACTGGGAGAAGGTCGACGACGGCTACGTCTACGCCATAGTCGAGCTGAAGGTATCCCTATCGAGGGACAAGGGGTACGACGCCATCGCCGAGAGGATCTCCCGGTTCTCCGAGGTCCAGTCGGTGAGGCTGATATCCGGCGACCACGACATATCCTTCACCGTCCGGGGGAGGTCGATGAAGGACGTCGCCTTCTTCGTCACCGAGAAGATCGCCACCCTGGAGGGGGTCGAGGCGACCTGCACCCACTTCGTCCTCAAGAGCTACAAGGAGCACGGGGTCATCCTCTACGACAGGGTCCAGCCCAAGAGACTGGTGGTCACCGCATGA
- a CDS encoding mRNA surveillance protein pelota: MRVLKKSLRGDEGEISLVTESIDDLWHLKYLIAPGDLVFALTHRKATPSADKLRPEKLERRPVRLGIRVESVEFHTSSSWLRVHGVIEVGQDVSSYHTLNLEPGSDLSIVKRWRPDELARIREAVAEAKRPKVVIALVEEGETAIGVLRQFGVETVSEIRMGGGKGMSGRGGDRRTEFLDEAAKEIARVAASDSKVILAGPGFTKEDLKRRVDAAYPGLAPRIVLCDASAMGVSGFQEVLRRGAIDQILEESRLALETTLLEALLREIATDGRAAYGPAEVRGAAEQGAVETLMVSDEQVRSPEMDRLMRSVSDARGRVVIFSSEFEPGKRLSALGGVAAITRYKIGR, from the coding sequence ATGCGCGTTCTTAAGAAGAGCCTCCGGGGCGATGAGGGGGAGATCTCCCTGGTGACCGAGTCGATCGACGACCTCTGGCACCTCAAGTATCTGATCGCCCCCGGCGACCTCGTCTTCGCCCTCACCCACCGGAAGGCGACCCCTTCCGCCGACAAGCTCCGGCCGGAGAAGCTGGAGAGGAGGCCCGTCCGGCTCGGGATCAGGGTGGAGTCGGTGGAGTTTCACACCTCCTCCAGCTGGCTCCGGGTCCACGGGGTGATCGAGGTGGGGCAGGACGTCTCCTCCTACCACACCCTCAACCTCGAGCCGGGGTCGGACCTCTCCATCGTCAAGAGGTGGCGCCCCGACGAGCTGGCCCGGATCCGGGAGGCGGTCGCCGAGGCGAAGCGGCCGAAGGTGGTCATCGCCCTGGTGGAGGAGGGGGAGACGGCGATCGGTGTCCTCCGGCAGTTCGGGGTCGAGACCGTCTCGGAGATCAGGATGGGGGGCGGCAAGGGAATGAGCGGCCGGGGCGGCGACCGGAGGACCGAGTTCCTAGACGAGGCGGCGAAGGAGATCGCCAGGGTCGCCGCCTCCGACTCGAAGGTTATCCTGGCGGGGCCGGGGTTCACGAAGGAGGACCTGAAGAGGAGGGTCGACGCCGCCTACCCAGGCCTCGCCCCCAGGATCGTCCTCTGCGACGCCTCCGCCATGGGGGTATCGGGCTTCCAGGAGGTCCTCCGACGGGGCGCCATCGACCAGATCCTGGAGGAGTCGAGGCTCGCCCTGGAGACGACCCTCCTAGAGGCCCTCCTCCGGGAGATCGCCACCGACGGGAGGGCAGCCTACGGCCCCGCCGAGGTGCGGGGGGCGGCGGAGCAGGGGGCGGTCGAGACCCTGATGGTCTCCGACGAGCAGGTCCGAAGCCCCGAGATGGACCGGCTGATGAGGTCCGTCTCCGACGCCCGGGGTCGGGTCGTGATCTTCAGCTCGGAGTTCGAGCCGGGGAAGAGGCTCTCGGCCCTCGGCGGCGTCGCGGCGATCACGCGGTACAAGATCGGCCGGTGA